Within Bacillota bacterium, the genomic segment CTAATGCTACTACTACGATTAATGCTGCTAAGATTTTTTTAAACATGATTTTTAAATCCTCCTAATTTCTATTTTTTATATTTTAATTGTAACTTTTCTTAAAAAAGCTACAAAAAAAGCCAAATCGAGCAGATGATGGCAACTGGCAATCCCCTTGGGACCCTATAGCTTTCCGTCACCGAATCACTTCGATTTTGGCTTTTGCATATCGCAATTAATTGTAAGTTTGAATCGAAAAAGAACTTTTTTTCGAATCAATGAAATAAAAAAATGCCCTCGTCTTTTTTGAAAAGACAACGGCAACTGGCTACCATCCATCGGAAGGCCCTATAGCTTTGCGTCACTACCTTTCGATAGCTTTGCTTTTATACACTTTTATTATAATAAAGTCAAATCAATATGTCAAGAATTATTATTCAAAAAAATGAAAAAAATTATAAAATAAGACTAATTTACCAAAAATACGGGTAAATTAGCCGTTTTTATCATAAAGCAATTCCTATTCAATGAATATAAAGTTGTTTTTTTATAATCAAAAGCAAGTCTTATATTTCCTATGATCGATTAATATAAATAAATCCTAAAATAATATCTGAATTATTTCTTAATTGATAACTTAAGATTACAGAATTTCTATCTAGATTATCATTAAAAAGATTTGAAATAAAATCTTGATGAATGATTAACACATTGTCTTCTAAATCATAATCAGAAGATGAGATATCACTTCCTGTGATTTCATCAAAAGTTCCTCCACAAAATTCAAAGACCATGATGACATCATCACTTGAAAAGACAATGGTATTGCTCGATACAATAAATGGTTTTGTAATCGATGAAATATTTAAATCAATGGTGATGATTCCATCTTCTGAATACAAAAACAATCTTAACTCCTCACTTAAGTCACTAAAGTAATTTCTATCAATGAAAAGTCTTCCATATTGGGTAAAATAGGAACTAGCTGGAATCACATTGTACCAAGTCGATGAAGCCGTGCTTAATTCTTGATTGATATATTTTATATAAAATAAAGCAGGAAGTGACTCTGGAAATACGATGTAATCGTGATTTGATCCTACTACGAGTTCGTAGTCATAATTAATCTCCGAATTCACAAAGGCACTTACTGAAAATCCTATGCTAAAAGCGGAATGTTCTTCTCCAATAATAGCTCTAACCATAATATCCCATTCTCTATTTGGAATTAAAAGAGAAATATCATATTCATTTGTGTCAACTAAAATATATTCATCTTCTAGTAAAAGGGACCCTCCGTTTGATGTCACATCATGAAGGTATACTTCATATTGATTACAACCAGTAATTTCATCCCATACAAGGACATTTTCAAAAATATCCAATACCGGGATATCTATTGAAGTATTTAAATTGGTGTCAGTTAATGTTGTAACATTTGTAGCAGTAGTTTGTGCGTTACAACCGATTAAAAATAGGAAAAAGAATAATAAAATAAAGATTTTCTTCATAAAAGCTCCCTTATGTAGGTATATTTGCGTGATCATACCAAATTAATTCTACAAAATAGGAATAATCAATAAATGGATTTCGGTTGTTTTGAATTCCAAAGATTGTTTCATTTCTACTTTGTTCAAATGAATCAACTACATCTTGATAACTCCAAGTAATTAACATATCAAATATGGCCATTTTAGCTCCAGCCAAGGTATAATTGGTCTCAGGATCATTTGGTAAGATATCGTTGACTAAAGATAATTCTTCATACATGAGTAACATATAAAATAAAATTCTTGAAACGTCTCCTTTGTCAGAATCTCCTGGAAAATACGTTTCTGAGGTCGTTACAGAATCATAAACCTTGTTACTTCTAGAAGAATTGACAGAGGTAATACATGCTCGTAAATTATGTATATCACTTGCAATTCCGATATCTGTATTGTCAACGGAGGGAACTCCAAGTCTTGAATTTGGCCAGACATGTTCTCTGTTCCAGGTAATTCCATCGTCCCATACACCACTTACTGATTCTCTGGTATAAATGGTTAATACATTGCTTGAATTGTTAGGGTCTTTATCGGTATCATCTAATAAATACCTAACATCTCCATAAGATACTCTTGTAATATCTGTATTAATAATAGCTCTTAAAGCTAAGAGCAAATCATTACCGTATAATCCTTCAATGCCATCATAGTAACCTATGTAATTAACATCAAGAAGTGAGGCATCTCTAAATACGGTATATTGTTTGGTCTCTGTATAAGTAATTCCTTCGTAACTTGTCGCAGCGTAGGTAACACTATGATCTCCTCTTGTGTTTGTACTAACTGATCCAGAGATTGCACAGGACGTGCTACCACTTACGATATCAGTTGCGTAACAAGTATCATCTGTAAAAGTATCTCCTACGGAATAGATTAAATCTTCCGTTTCAGGGAAGGTAATACTCACTGGTTTAGTTTGTTTAAACTCTAAAGCTGATAAATCAGTTGAAGTTACTGAAGTGGCACCAGTTAAAATATGAAAATCATCGATATTTGTTCTTGCACTCGTTAATTTTACTAATTGTATGTAATATGAATTTGAAGGACTAAGTCCAAGACTACTATAGGTACTTGAGTCAAATGT encodes:
- a CDS encoding endonuclease — protein: MTFIAAYSHSWYPGAGQVISRNATDSFSVLANRSIEAVYTEGLVSDAPFVSITDDVAVRTSYYSYISRFYVPEDFTLIEWGMISNSTASFDMTTDGIVVHQGFIKLPNTNVFMMSFNKDNYNYVKAYIILKDIDGDFVTMYSDTKGFTTTTAPTEFYSTGFEDASKGSYLETDLDNTIITNGETWTLYNALLGSLAGDQFLGTKSIRAKDGYVRTEFVASEISEINFMVGKYGTDADSYLSLQISLDQTNWTVLDDEILSDASFDLYTFTFDSSTYSSLGLSPSNSYYIQLVKLTSARTNIDDFHILTGATSVTSTDLSALEFKQTKPVSITFPETEDLIYSVGDTFTDDTCYATDIVSGSTSCAISGSVSTNTRGDHSVTYAATSYEGITYTETKQYTVFRDASLLDVNYIGYYDGIEGLYGNDLLLALRAIINTDITRVSYGDVRYLLDDTDKDPNNSSNVLTIYTRESVSGVWDDGITWNREHVWPNSRLGVPSVDNTDIGIASDIHNLRACITSVNSSRSNKVYDSVTTSETYFPGDSDKGDVSRILFYMLLMYEELSLVNDILPNDPETNYTLAGAKMAIFDMLITWSYQDVVDSFEQSRNETIFGIQNNRNPFIDYSYFVELIWYDHANIPT